A region of Vicinamibacteria bacterium DNA encodes the following proteins:
- the lnt gene encoding apolipoprotein N-acyltransferase, which produces MRPIPRQEGLAVLSGVLLALSFPKFGHGAVAWVALAPLLMALPGASGGRAFRLGYLTGAVSSLGLLYWTALVVIQYGGLALPVGIAIMGLLCAAVALFPSLFALVVSRWLQALGPKALLLSPLAWVSTEILRTHTFFNFPWCLLGYSQHRNLPFIQIAAVTAVYGVSFLVALSSALLAYLTAESRPRPRRAAALALPLLLVLVWLQGTFVLSRPLPETGRIRVGLVQAAILQEEKWDPESAQQNVARHVQLTEEAAARGARLVVWSESAVPFYYDRTPELAADLQELVRRRGIYLLFGNDDRDDQPDGRYRVFVGAKMLTPEGRLALRYHKIHLVPFGEYVPLQPLLTLGGRFAAKLVEQVSDFTPGSEPVVTTADGYRLGAFICYEAIFPGLVRGFTARGADLLVNITNDAWYGRTSAPYQHLAMATFRAVENGKYLVRAANTGITAVVDPRGRVLEPTRLFDRTILVRDVPIVPGRTFYSRYGDVFAWSCLAAAAGLTALRKRT; this is translated from the coding sequence TTGAGACCGATCCCACGGCAGGAGGGCCTGGCCGTCCTCTCGGGTGTCCTCCTCGCCCTCTCCTTCCCGAAGTTCGGCCACGGCGCGGTTGCCTGGGTCGCCTTGGCCCCCCTCCTGATGGCGCTGCCCGGAGCCTCCGGGGGGCGGGCCTTCCGCCTCGGCTATCTGACGGGTGCGGTCTCCTCCCTGGGGCTCCTCTACTGGACGGCCCTGGTCGTCATCCAGTATGGAGGCCTCGCCTTGCCCGTGGGCATCGCGATCATGGGCCTGCTCTGCGCGGCGGTGGCCCTCTTCCCCTCGCTCTTTGCGCTGGTGGTGTCGCGCTGGCTCCAGGCGCTGGGGCCCAAGGCCCTCCTGCTGTCGCCGCTGGCCTGGGTTAGCACCGAGATCCTGCGCACCCACACCTTCTTCAACTTCCCCTGGTGCCTGCTCGGCTACAGCCAGCACCGGAACCTCCCCTTCATCCAGATCGCGGCCGTGACCGCGGTCTACGGAGTCTCCTTCCTGGTGGCCCTGTCCTCCGCGCTTCTCGCCTACCTGACCGCGGAGAGCCGCCCCCGCCCGCGACGGGCAGCCGCCCTCGCCCTTCCCCTCCTCCTGGTCCTGGTCTGGCTCCAGGGCACCTTCGTTCTATCCCGACCTCTCCCGGAGACGGGCCGGATCCGCGTGGGGCTCGTGCAGGCGGCCATCCTCCAGGAGGAGAAGTGGGATCCGGAGAGCGCCCAGCAGAACGTCGCCCGCCACGTCCAGCTCACGGAGGAGGCGGCCGCTCGGGGGGCGCGCCTGGTCGTGTGGTCAGAGTCGGCGGTGCCCTTCTACTACGACCGCACCCCCGAGCTGGCCGCGGATCTCCAGGAGCTGGTTCGGCGCCGGGGGATCTACCTGCTCTTTGGAAACGACGACCGCGACGACCAGCCCGACGGCCGCTACCGCGTCTTTGTGGGGGCCAAGATGCTCACCCCCGAGGGGCGGCTCGCCCTCCGCTACCACAAGATCCACCTCGTGCCCTTCGGGGAGTACGTGCCGCTGCAGCCCCTCCTCACCCTGGGGGGGCGCTTCGCGGCCAAGCTCGTGGAGCAGGTCTCGGACTTCACGCCCGGAAGCGAGCCCGTGGTGACCACCGCCGACGGTTACCGCCTGGGGGCCTTCATCTGCTACGAGGCCATCTTCCCGGGGCTGGTGCGGGGCTTCACGGCCCGGGGGGCGGACCTCCTGGTCAACATCACCAACGATGCCTGGTACGGCCGCACCTCCGCCCCCTACCAGCACCTGGCCATGGCCACCTTCCGGGCGGTGGAGAACGGCAAGTACCTGGTACGGGCCGCCAACACCGGGATCACCGCGGTGGTGGATCCCCGGGGGCGCGTGCTCGAGCCCACCCGGCTCTTCGACCGCACGATTCTCGTGCGGGATGTGCCCATCGTGCCGGGCCGCACCTTCTATTCCCGCTACGGCGACGTGTTCGCCTGGTCCTGCCTGGCCGCGGCCGCGGGCCTGACCGCGCTGCGAAAGCGCACCTGA
- the lipA gene encoding lipoyl synthase: MSALAPPVLRLPPWARKGSPLLPAARGLRLLLREQGLTTVCEEARCPNLGECFSRGTATFMLLGDRCTRRCAYCSVATARPSPPDPGEPARVAEAAARLRLRYVVLTAVARDDLRDGGAGHFAAAIGALRGRLPGSKVEVLVPDFKGDADALATVLRARPDVFNHNIETVPRLFPRVRPQGGYARSLRLLAAAKGPDQVTKSGLMVGLGETDGEVDCVLHDLRSAGVDIVTIGQYLRPTRSHAPVHRYIAPEGFRRFEERARGLGFPTVYSGVFVRSSFNAEEVAGRHGSPAGTREVARADS; encoded by the coding sequence GTGAGCGCGCTTGCTCCCCCGGTCCTGCGGCTCCCGCCGTGGGCCCGCAAAGGGAGTCCCCTCCTGCCTGCGGCTCGGGGCCTGCGCCTGCTCCTGCGAGAGCAGGGCCTCACCACCGTCTGCGAAGAGGCCCGCTGCCCGAACCTGGGCGAGTGCTTCTCGCGCGGCACCGCCACCTTCATGCTCCTGGGCGACCGGTGCACCCGCCGCTGCGCCTACTGCTCGGTGGCCACCGCCCGGCCATCCCCCCCCGACCCCGGCGAGCCGGCGCGGGTGGCGGAAGCGGCGGCTCGCTTGCGCCTCCGCTACGTGGTCCTGACCGCGGTGGCCCGTGACGATCTCCGGGATGGAGGGGCCGGCCACTTCGCGGCCGCCATCGGCGCGCTGCGGGGCCGCCTTCCCGGGTCCAAGGTCGAGGTGCTCGTGCCCGACTTCAAGGGCGACGCGGACGCCCTGGCCACGGTCCTGCGGGCCCGCCCCGACGTCTTCAACCACAATATCGAGACCGTCCCCCGCCTCTTCCCCCGCGTGCGGCCCCAGGGGGGCTATGCCCGCAGCCTGCGCCTCCTGGCCGCGGCCAAGGGGCCGGACCAGGTCACCAAGAGCGGCCTCATGGTGGGCTTGGGCGAGACGGACGGCGAGGTGGACTGTGTCCTGCACGACCTGCGGTCGGCGGGAGTGGACATCGTCACCATTGGTCAGTACCTCCGGCCGACCCGGAGCCATGCCCCCGTTCACCGCTACATCGCCCCCGAGGGCTTCCGGCGGTTCGAAGAGAGGGCACGCGGGCTGGGCTTTCCCACCGTCTACTCCGGCGTCTTCGTGCGCTCCTCCTTCAACGCGGAGGAGGTGGCCGGGAGGCACGGATCCCCGGCGGGGACACGGGAGGTCGCAAGGGCGGATTCTTGA